A genomic stretch from Sphingobacterium sp. ML3W includes:
- a CDS encoding SusC/RagA family TonB-linked outer membrane protein yields MMTTFSITLVRHWKKLWGIARPFYLLLLFIFVGQSTLLAQAKRQIKGVIVDGNHKRVSGASIKLKGTSLATSSDDEGTFTLQVPADKNLLTISKLGYNQAEVDIAQKTTIEVQLTDRTLEIEETIVVGYGRQKKETVVGAIAQTSGKILERAGGVSSVGAALTGNVPGVITTASTGMPGEEDPRIVIRGRSTWNNTDPLVMVDGVERPLSAVDISSIETISVLKDASATAVYGVRGANGVILITTKRGKEGQMLIRGTVNNIVKTVSQLPGKMDSYDALMLRNKVIEYELGINPASWADYSPQDIINKYRFPADQTERERYVNTDWAKELFRSQAFSQNSSVNIAGGTPFVKYFANADYLYEGDLFRQFENARGYKAGYGFNRLNVRSNLDFQLTPTTKFSTNLAGSRGVRKSPFGGGNDYSYWIAAYTVAPDVIYPRYSDGTWGFNAPNPNAGINSARVLAISGTEYITTSRITTDFTLEQDLKFLTKGLNLRGTISLDNTFVEGRRGINDANNSTQSKWIDPKTGLPTYQIPFDGTNRFDFAEGIDWTIEGGTVNNALTYRRLFYQLQLNYATTLAKNHNISAMGLVNRNQYGRGSTVPSYREDWVFRTTYNYKNKYMLEYNGAYTGSEKFAPENRFAFFNSGGIGWLVSEEEFMKPLSFLNTLKLRGSYGDIGDDSGGGQFLYLTQWAYGGTSGMGVDGRFSYSDGNTSPYIWYKENVLGNPNIRWEKVKKLNFGVDFGLFNGQISGKVDFFKDHRTNVLITGGGRSIPSYFGVEAPTANLGEVENKGYEVELKFNKQLNPNWRIWADINFTHAKDKVINADAPELLPEYQKPDNKQVSQTYSYVSSGYYNTWDELYGSTIHESNDLAKLPGNYHILDYNGDGIIDAKDNIPYAFPSVPQNTYNCTIGFDWNNFSVMTQWYAVNNVTRQVVFNSFSGQLNLAYDEGSYWSKDNINADVPLPRWLSQSSSYTPGNRYMFDGSYIRLKTAEIAYNFNRESSMIKRLGLQNLRLFVNGNNLVFWSKMPDDRESNYAGTGWASQGAYPTVKRFNLGANITF; encoded by the coding sequence ATGATGACTACATTTAGTATCACTCTTGTAAGGCATTGGAAGAAGCTATGGGGTATAGCTAGACCATTCTATTTACTGTTGCTCTTTATTTTTGTTGGACAGTCAACATTACTTGCCCAGGCTAAAAGACAAATAAAGGGTGTTATTGTTGACGGCAACCATAAGCGCGTAAGCGGTGCCTCAATAAAATTAAAAGGCACGTCTTTGGCAACTTCCAGTGATGATGAGGGTACCTTTACACTTCAGGTCCCTGCCGATAAAAATCTACTGACCATTTCCAAACTAGGCTATAATCAGGCCGAGGTTGATATTGCTCAGAAAACTACGATAGAAGTCCAATTGACTGATAGAACTCTTGAAATAGAAGAAACCATCGTTGTAGGATACGGTCGGCAAAAGAAAGAAACAGTTGTGGGTGCTATTGCCCAAACTTCGGGAAAAATCCTGGAGCGCGCCGGAGGCGTATCCAGTGTAGGTGCAGCCTTAACGGGCAATGTACCGGGCGTGATCACTACCGCAAGTACGGGAATGCCCGGCGAGGAAGACCCGCGTATTGTCATTCGGGGCCGCAGTACCTGGAACAACACAGATCCGCTGGTGATGGTCGATGGTGTCGAGCGACCTTTATCAGCAGTTGACATCAGTTCTATCGAAACGATTTCAGTACTCAAAGACGCATCGGCTACCGCTGTTTATGGTGTCAGAGGAGCAAATGGGGTTATCTTGATCACTACCAAACGCGGTAAAGAAGGGCAAATGCTCATACGTGGTACCGTCAACAATATCGTTAAAACTGTTTCACAACTACCGGGTAAAATGGATTCGTACGATGCATTGATGCTACGTAATAAAGTGATTGAGTATGAATTGGGTATCAACCCTGCAAGTTGGGCCGATTATTCACCGCAGGATATTATCAATAAATACCGTTTCCCGGCCGATCAAACCGAACGTGAGCGTTATGTAAATACCGACTGGGCAAAAGAACTCTTTAGAAGCCAAGCATTTTCGCAAAATAGCAGTGTTAATATTGCTGGGGGGACCCCATTTGTCAAATACTTTGCCAACGCGGATTATCTGTATGAAGGTGATCTATTTCGCCAGTTTGAAAACGCACGGGGTTATAAAGCCGGCTACGGATTTAATCGTCTTAATGTGCGTTCGAATCTAGATTTCCAACTTACGCCAACAACCAAGTTTTCAACAAATCTTGCAGGTTCACGTGGTGTCCGAAAAAGCCCATTTGGTGGTGGAAACGATTATTCCTATTGGATTGCAGCTTACACCGTCGCACCGGATGTTATCTATCCACGTTATTCAGATGGTACCTGGGGGTTCAATGCGCCAAACCCAAATGCCGGCATAAACTCTGCCCGTGTATTGGCTATAAGCGGAACCGAGTATATTACGACAAGTCGTATCACAACAGATTTTACGCTCGAACAGGACCTCAAATTTCTAACAAAAGGTCTTAATCTCCGCGGAACAATCTCTTTGGATAATACATTTGTAGAGGGCAGGCGTGGTATCAATGATGCCAATAATAGCACCCAAAGCAAGTGGATAGATCCCAAAACCGGACTTCCAACCTATCAAATACCTTTTGATGGAACCAATAGATTTGATTTTGCCGAAGGTATTGACTGGACGATAGAAGGAGGAACCGTAAACAACGCACTCACGTACAGGAGATTATTTTATCAGTTGCAATTAAATTATGCAACTACCTTGGCTAAAAACCACAATATTTCAGCTATGGGTTTAGTTAACCGCAATCAATACGGAAGAGGGAGCACCGTTCCATCCTATCGGGAAGACTGGGTGTTCCGTACCACCTACAATTATAAAAACAAATATATGCTCGAGTATAATGGCGCATATACAGGATCGGAGAAATTCGCTCCTGAAAACAGATTTGCCTTTTTTAATTCAGGTGGTATCGGCTGGTTAGTTTCGGAAGAAGAGTTTATGAAACCTTTATCCTTTTTGAACACATTAAAGCTGCGTGGCTCTTATGGGGATATTGGCGACGATAGTGGTGGTGGACAATTTCTTTATTTAACGCAATGGGCTTACGGTGGTACTTCAGGAATGGGTGTCGACGGTCGGTTTTCTTACTCCGATGGAAATACCAGTCCATACATCTGGTATAAAGAAAATGTGCTTGGAAACCCAAATATCCGCTGGGAAAAAGTTAAGAAGTTAAACTTCGGGGTGGACTTTGGACTGTTCAACGGACAGATTTCTGGAAAGGTAGACTTCTTCAAAGATCATAGGACGAATGTACTTATCACGGGTGGCGGAAGGTCTATTCCCTCCTATTTCGGCGTTGAGGCCCCAACGGCCAACCTCGGAGAGGTAGAAAATAAAGGTTATGAAGTCGAACTGAAATTCAATAAGCAACTTAACCCCAATTGGCGAATATGGGCAGATATTAATTTTACCCATGCCAAGGACAAAGTCATCAATGCTGATGCTCCAGAATTGCTTCCGGAATATCAGAAACCGGACAATAAGCAGGTGAGTCAAACCTATTCCTATGTTAGCTCCGGGTATTACAATACCTGGGATGAACTTTATGGCAGCACCATACACGAAAGCAATGACCTTGCTAAGCTCCCTGGCAATTATCACATCCTGGATTATAACGGTGATGGTATTATTGATGCCAAGGACAATATTCCATATGCCTTTCCCTCTGTTCCACAAAACACATACAATTGTACGATTGGGTTTGACTGGAATAATTTCAGTGTAATGACACAATGGTATGCCGTCAATAATGTCACTCGTCAGGTTGTCTTCAATAGTTTCTCGGGACAGCTTAATCTGGCCTACGATGAAGGTTCTTATTGGTCAAAGGACAATATTAATGCCGATGTGCCACTCCCACGATGGCTATCTCAATCGAGCAGTTACACCCCTGGCAACAGGTATATGTTTGATGGCTCATACATCCGATTGAAGACAGCTGAAATTGCCTACAATTTTAACCGGGAATCCAGTATGATCAAGCGCTTGGGGCTTCAAAACCTTCGCCTATTCGTAAATGGTAACAACCTGGTCTTCTGGTCGAAAATGCCCGATGACCGAGAATCCAATTACGCCGGTACAGGTTGGGCATCTCAAGGAGCTTATCCTACTGTAAAACGGTTTAATCTAGGTGCAAACATTACTTTTTAA
- a CDS encoding RagB/SusD family nutrient uptake outer membrane protein, producing the protein MKKYFKVIFITGVLWSSTSLLSCNKYLDKEEQSNVSSKEAFKNFINFQGYTEELYNCVVNFSNNYWTNSWNWGEDEITSTANNFHFVNKIDQGNFWGWQRESDGWGAGWMDQGDFTTRNDDVFANRAFRDLWSAAWFGLRKISLGLENIDKLNEATQEEKNLIKGQLLFFRGWFHHRLMEYFGGMPYINYVLPSDEKLRLPRLSYQACADLAAADFREAADLLPIDWDNTTAGKRTLGKNQLRINKIMALAYLGKNYLWAGSPLMNFQSTGSKTYQADYCKKAAQAFGELLSLVESGQTNYALVPMANIHLNFYTTGQNWAMPGSTEAIFRGPYIDAWVSNWGTSKQYIPLEVGDGDLKFNPTANYVDYYGMKSGLPIKDITQSDAESGYNAEYPWKDRDPRFYKDIIFDGAKVVQGNMSASEEKNRNANLYTGGSYRDTRTGSQTGYVLRKFIPLTSNKYDQAYSYGTNLHIYVPYMRLADVYLMYAESVLMASNSATGKADNYGKTAVEAINVVRDRAGVGHVDSKFLGSAASLLPELRRERAVELSFEGHRFNDLRRWLLLTESPYTLKKAVSFDRAGTFNNQDPSQNRVVNIQENIILERKFTSKHYWLPLKVRDVNMYPEFYQNPGW; encoded by the coding sequence ATGAAAAAATATTTCAAGGTAATCTTTATAACTGGTGTGCTCTGGTCGTCTACATCATTACTCTCCTGCAATAAATATCTCGATAAAGAGGAACAGTCCAATGTATCGTCCAAAGAAGCATTTAAAAACTTTATAAACTTCCAGGGTTATACTGAGGAACTTTACAATTGCGTAGTCAATTTCAGCAACAACTACTGGACCAACTCCTGGAATTGGGGGGAAGATGAAATAACCTCCACAGCAAACAATTTTCATTTCGTAAACAAAATAGACCAAGGCAATTTTTGGGGTTGGCAAAGGGAATCTGATGGCTGGGGTGCTGGTTGGATGGATCAGGGAGATTTTACCACCAGAAACGACGATGTATTCGCCAACCGTGCCTTCCGCGATCTATGGAGCGCCGCCTGGTTTGGCCTTCGGAAAATAAGCCTTGGCTTAGAAAATATCGACAAACTGAACGAAGCTACGCAAGAAGAAAAGAACCTGATCAAGGGTCAATTGTTATTTTTCCGAGGTTGGTTTCACCACCGACTGATGGAATATTTTGGCGGTATGCCGTATATAAACTATGTACTTCCAAGCGACGAAAAGCTTCGGTTACCACGACTTAGCTATCAGGCTTGTGCGGATCTTGCCGCGGCCGATTTTAGAGAAGCGGCCGACCTCTTACCGATCGACTGGGACAATACAACCGCTGGAAAGCGTACACTGGGCAAAAACCAGTTGCGCATCAATAAGATCATGGCGCTGGCCTATCTCGGCAAAAACTACCTTTGGGCTGGAAGTCCACTGATGAATTTTCAGTCTACCGGGAGTAAAACCTATCAGGCTGATTATTGTAAAAAAGCTGCCCAAGCCTTTGGCGAATTGCTATCCCTTGTTGAGAGCGGCCAGACAAATTATGCGCTGGTACCCATGGCCAACATCCATTTAAACTTTTATACAACGGGGCAAAACTGGGCTATGCCAGGCAGCACAGAAGCTATTTTTAGAGGCCCTTATATTGATGCATGGGTATCTAACTGGGGAACGAGCAAGCAATATATCCCACTGGAGGTTGGAGATGGTGACCTTAAGTTTAATCCAACCGCAAATTATGTCGACTACTATGGCATGAAAAGTGGCCTACCGATCAAGGACATTACCCAGTCCGATGCGGAGTCTGGATACAATGCCGAATATCCCTGGAAAGATCGGGATCCACGCTTTTACAAGGACATTATTTTTGACGGTGCAAAAGTCGTTCAGGGAAATATGTCGGCATCAGAAGAAAAAAACCGCAACGCCAATCTGTACACAGGCGGAAGCTATCGGGATACCCGCACGGGCAGTCAGACCGGCTATGTCTTACGCAAATTTATCCCTTTAACATCCAATAAATATGATCAAGCCTATAGCTATGGTACCAATCTTCATATTTACGTCCCTTATATGCGCCTTGCAGATGTCTATCTGATGTATGCCGAATCTGTCCTAATGGCTTCCAATTCGGCCACGGGTAAAGCAGACAATTACGGTAAAACGGCTGTTGAGGCAATCAATGTCGTGCGCGATCGCGCTGGCGTGGGCCATGTAGATAGCAAGTTTCTCGGCTCCGCGGCCTCCCTGCTCCCCGAGCTACGTCGCGAACGCGCTGTGGAACTTTCCTTCGAAGGGCACCGCTTTAATGATCTGCGTCGCTGGTTGTTGTTGACCGAATCGCCTTACACTTTAAAGAAAGCGGTTTCGTTTGATCGAGCAGGAACATTTAACAATCAAGATCCATCTCAAAATCGCGTTGTCAATATCCAGGAGAATATCATTTTGGAACGCAAATTTACGAGTAAACATTACTGGTTGCCACTAAAGGTCAGAGATGTCAATATGTATCCCGAGTTCTATCAGAACCCAGGCTGGTAA
- a CDS encoding SusC/RagA family TonB-linked outer membrane protein, with protein sequence MKYKKLRIALCLGLSWIAAFDGMAKESLDPTIGQYKNTLSTFSKTGLQDSIGIDSTALVQVAFRKVQKNDLMGNVQAINIPQLLDKSYSTYSLENLDAFIPGYNSNIGGTNGNIWGMSGYLVLVDGFPRDANNVMPTEIEQISVLKGVNAIALYGSRAAKGVISITTKRGKAGAQKIKIRANAGLNAAISYPKYLGSAEYMTLYNEARQNDGLTPLYSAETIYQHAAGTNPFRYPNVDYYSSDYIKDHYNRYDATAEISGGNQRAQYYTNFGFWSEGSMLNFGQAKKNGGANRFNMRGNIDVKVSDIISLNVDAAASFYVSKGVNANYWEAAANIRPHRFSPLIPIDMIEEGDLNSMVYVNNSNFLIDGKYLLGGSQLDQTNAFANVYAGGTNRYLNRQFQFNTGLNFDLKNILEGLVFKTNLAVDYQSNYNQSYNNNYAVYQASWNNYDGKDQISGLTKYGDDRISGIQNISGSTYRQTIGLNGSLNFNRTYGSNHHVSAILLANAFQVAASGSYHKVSNANLGLQLGYNYSGKYYVDFSSAYSHSAKLPQGNRRALSPTLALAWRLSEENFLANSSVVNELRLSASAGILNTDLDISDYFLYQGYYTYNNGAWYSWADGALVHSFDRRRGDNPNMKFPKRKEFNINLEGGLYNNLITFNTSYFFNRMSGGLVQAETQYPMYFMTGWPVYSDLPYINYNSDERRGIDFGINLNKQINQTFVSLGFNGMYYTTKAVKRDELYQFSYQNRAEKPLDALWGLQHDGFYMNQSDIDNSAFSSFGEVNPGDMKYKDQNGDGTIDTRDEVYLGKGGWSGSPLTLGLNLTVKWNNFTLFAAATGQFGAKAMKNSSYFWVDAEDKYSVVVRDRWTESTKETATYPRLTTFNSDNNFRSSDFWLYKTDRINLSKVQLSYDFPKRILNSKFIHELGIYANGSNLLMIAKEKETMQLNIGQAPQTRFFNVGLKALF encoded by the coding sequence ATGAAGTACAAAAAATTAAGAATAGCGTTATGTCTTGGATTAAGCTGGATAGCCGCCTTTGATGGGATGGCCAAAGAATCTCTTGATCCAACCATTGGACAATATAAAAATACACTTTCAACATTTTCGAAAACTGGTCTTCAGGACAGTATCGGCATAGACAGTACGGCGCTTGTACAAGTCGCTTTCCGTAAAGTTCAGAAAAATGACCTCATGGGAAATGTCCAGGCTATCAATATCCCCCAATTGCTCGACAAGAGCTACAGCACCTACAGTCTAGAAAATCTCGATGCCTTTATTCCAGGCTACAACAGCAATATCGGGGGCACGAACGGTAATATCTGGGGGATGAGCGGTTATTTGGTCCTAGTGGATGGATTTCCACGCGACGCTAATAATGTTATGCCGACAGAGATCGAGCAGATCAGTGTATTGAAAGGAGTCAATGCCATCGCACTTTATGGTAGCAGAGCTGCCAAAGGTGTCATCAGTATCACGACTAAACGCGGAAAAGCCGGTGCTCAGAAAATAAAAATCAGGGCTAATGCCGGTCTCAATGCGGCGATCAGTTATCCAAAATACCTGGGCTCAGCAGAATATATGACATTGTATAATGAAGCCCGCCAAAATGATGGACTAACACCACTCTACAGTGCCGAAACCATCTATCAGCATGCAGCCGGGACAAATCCCTTTCGCTACCCCAATGTCGATTATTATTCATCGGACTATATCAAAGATCACTATAACCGCTACGATGCGACTGCCGAAATTTCGGGCGGCAATCAGCGCGCGCAGTACTATACCAACTTTGGATTTTGGTCAGAAGGATCCATGCTCAACTTTGGGCAGGCGAAAAAAAATGGTGGTGCAAATAGATTTAACATGCGTGGTAATATAGATGTCAAAGTCAGCGACATCATCTCATTAAATGTAGATGCTGCTGCCAGTTTCTATGTTTCAAAGGGGGTGAATGCGAACTATTGGGAGGCAGCGGCCAACATACGGCCACACCGCTTTTCTCCCCTCATCCCGATCGATATGATCGAGGAAGGCGACCTCAACTCGATGGTGTATGTCAATAATAGTAATTTTCTCATCGATGGCAAATACCTCCTGGGGGGAAGTCAGCTCGACCAGACTAATGCCTTTGCAAATGTCTATGCAGGCGGCACCAACCGCTATCTCAACCGGCAGTTTCAGTTTAATACAGGTTTGAATTTCGACTTAAAAAATATCCTGGAAGGCCTGGTGTTCAAAACCAACCTCGCCGTGGACTATCAGTCAAATTACAATCAGTCTTACAACAACAATTATGCGGTGTATCAAGCTTCATGGAACAACTATGACGGAAAAGATCAGATCAGTGGCCTCACAAAATATGGCGATGACCGCATATCGGGCATCCAAAATATTAGCGGCAGCACCTATCGGCAGACCATCGGGCTTAATGGATCCCTAAACTTTAACCGTACCTATGGTAGCAACCACCATGTTTCGGCAATCCTATTGGCCAATGCGTTTCAGGTAGCTGCCTCCGGCAGCTACCATAAAGTCAGCAACGCCAACCTAGGTCTACAGCTAGGTTACAACTATTCAGGTAAATATTATGTTGACTTTAGTAGCGCTTATAGCCATTCGGCGAAGTTACCGCAGGGAAACAGGCGAGCCCTCTCCCCTACACTGGCCCTTGCCTGGCGCCTGTCAGAAGAAAATTTTCTCGCCAATAGCAGCGTTGTCAATGAGTTAAGGTTATCCGCTTCGGCAGGTATCTTAAACACCGACCTGGACATCAGCGATTATTTCCTTTATCAGGGCTATTATACCTACAACAACGGGGCTTGGTATAGCTGGGCGGATGGTGCATTAGTACACTCTTTTGACCGACGGAGGGGTGACAACCCAAACATGAAATTTCCAAAACGCAAGGAATTTAACATCAACCTTGAAGGTGGACTTTACAATAACCTGATCACCTTCAATACCTCTTACTTTTTTAATCGTATGAGTGGCGGTTTGGTACAAGCGGAAACGCAATATCCAATGTATTTTATGACAGGTTGGCCTGTTTACTCGGATCTCCCCTACATCAATTACAACAGTGACGAACGCCGGGGTATCGACTTTGGCATCAATCTGAACAAACAGATAAACCAAACTTTTGTATCACTGGGCTTCAACGGGATGTATTATACGACAAAGGCAGTAAAAAGGGATGAACTCTATCAGTTTAGTTATCAAAATAGAGCAGAAAAACCGCTAGATGCACTATGGGGTTTACAGCACGATGGTTTTTATATGAACCAGTCCGATATTGACAATTCGGCCTTCTCTTCATTTGGTGAAGTAAACCCCGGTGATATGAAGTATAAAGATCAAAATGGGGACGGCACGATTGATACGCGCGATGAAGTTTATCTGGGCAAAGGTGGATGGTCCGGATCGCCACTTACACTTGGACTCAACCTTACGGTCAAATGGAACAACTTCACCTTATTTGCTGCCGCTACAGGCCAGTTCGGTGCCAAGGCCATGAAAAATAGTTCTTACTTTTGGGTAGATGCGGAAGATAAATATTCGGTGGTCGTCCGTGACCGCTGGACAGAGTCCACCAAGGAAACCGCAACGTATCCGCGCCTTACCACCTTCAATAGTGATAACAACTTTCGAAGCTCAGACTTTTGGCTATATAAGACCGATCGCATCAACCTGTCCAAAGTGCAGCTTTCCTACGATTTTCCCAAACGTATACTCAATTCCAAATTTATCCATGAACTGGGAATCTATGCCAATGGATCCAATCTGTTGATGATTGCAAAAGAAAAAGAAACAATGCAACTGAATATTGGACAAGCGCCGCAAACCCGATTCTTCAACGTCGGGCTAAAGGCTCTATTTTAA
- a CDS encoding RagB/SusD family nutrient uptake outer membrane protein, translating to MMKKILTIAILSSLLFSSCEDMFEPALENNLEIETANSRPLYAQGLLLNGYNRIPSNSYSFDDVATDNAVSNDKNNSFLKTATGQWTSINNPFDQWRNSYAAIQYLNNFLSLTDQVEWAMEPKVSVLFNDRMKGEAYGLRALFMFHLLQAHAGKSSTGEILGVPIHLTPETVNSDFNQPRAPFEACMQQLYDDVKKAEDLLPMDYENISNDSQVPVKYTGSINANDYNRVFGSTFKLRMTKRIAQAIRARAALLAASPAYSEGSKTTWEQAATYAGEVIQAKGGASGIDPKGFTWYNKEVVDGLTSGSNPAEILWRTDKGNSNSMEQDHFPPTLFGRGRLNPTQNLVDAFPMENGYPIADANSAYNKANPYDKRDPRLKTYIIVNGATAGVSNIAINTTANSPTNDGLNKVETSTRTGYYLKKLLRQDVNLNPSSSTQQMHFNARIRMTEMYLAYAEAANEAWGPTGMGIFTFSAYDIIKAIRRRAGVGANNGDPYLEQVKNNKDQMRQLIRNERRLELCFEGFRFWDLRRWKMDINVAAKGISITNNNYTEIPVENRLYETYMNYGPIPYSEVLKYSNLAQNIGWN from the coding sequence ATGATGAAAAAAATATTAACCATAGCTATCCTGAGCAGCCTGCTATTTTCTTCCTGCGAAGATATGTTCGAGCCGGCTCTAGAGAATAACCTTGAAATTGAAACGGCCAATAGCCGTCCTTTATACGCCCAGGGACTGCTTTTAAATGGGTACAACCGTATTCCCAGCAATAGCTACAGCTTTGATGACGTCGCGACCGACAATGCGGTGAGCAACGATAAAAATAATAGTTTTCTAAAAACGGCAACTGGCCAGTGGACAAGTATAAACAACCCTTTTGACCAATGGCGCAACAGTTATGCAGCCATACAATATCTGAACAACTTTCTGTCCTTAACGGATCAGGTCGAATGGGCTATGGAGCCAAAAGTCAGCGTCCTGTTCAACGACCGGATGAAGGGTGAAGCCTATGGCCTTCGTGCGCTGTTTATGTTCCATCTCCTACAGGCGCATGCCGGCAAGTCAAGCACAGGAGAAATACTGGGCGTACCGATTCATTTGACTCCCGAGACCGTCAATTCGGATTTCAATCAACCTCGAGCTCCATTTGAAGCTTGTATGCAACAGTTGTACGATGATGTCAAAAAAGCAGAGGATTTATTGCCGATGGATTATGAAAATATCAGTAACGATAGCCAGGTTCCGGTCAAATATACAGGATCCATAAACGCTAATGATTACAATCGTGTATTTGGCTCCACATTCAAATTACGGATGACCAAACGCATCGCCCAGGCTATTCGTGCCAGAGCAGCGTTATTAGCAGCAAGTCCGGCCTATAGTGAAGGCAGTAAAACGACCTGGGAGCAAGCCGCTACCTATGCAGGAGAGGTCATCCAGGCCAAAGGTGGTGCCAGTGGCATCGATCCCAAAGGATTTACCTGGTACAATAAAGAAGTGGTCGACGGTTTAACCTCCGGATCCAATCCGGCCGAAATTCTTTGGCGTACAGACAAAGGAAATAGCAATAGCATGGAGCAAGACCATTTTCCGCCCACCTTATTCGGCAGAGGGCGGCTCAACCCAACGCAGAATCTGGTCGATGCCTTCCCCATGGAGAATGGTTATCCCATTGCCGATGCCAATTCGGCCTACAATAAAGCCAATCCCTACGATAAACGGGATCCCCGATTGAAGACCTATATCATTGTCAATGGTGCAACAGCAGGTGTCAGCAATATAGCGATCAATACGACAGCCAATAGTCCGACAAATGACGGCTTGAATAAAGTCGAAACATCCACACGGACGGGTTATTACCTGAAAAAGCTCCTGCGTCAGGACGTCAATCTCAACCCTTCATCTTCTACCCAGCAAATGCATTTCAATGCACGTATACGCATGACGGAAATGTATCTGGCCTATGCCGAAGCGGCTAATGAAGCTTGGGGGCCTACGGGTATGGGCATCTTTACGTTCTCGGCCTACGATATCATCAAAGCTATTCGCAGACGTGCAGGTGTAGGCGCCAACAATGGCGATCCTTACCTAGAGCAGGTAAAAAACAATAAAGATCAAATGCGGCAGCTGATCCGAAACGAACGCCGACTGGAGCTTTGTTTTGAAGGGTTCCGGTTTTGGGATCTCCGCCGTTGGAAAATGGATATCAATGTCGCCGCAAAGGGAATTAGTATCACCAATAACAATTATACCGAAATACCTGTAGAGAATAGACTTTATGAAACCTATATGAATTACGGTCCTATCCCCTACAGCGAAGTACTCAAATACAGCAATCTTGCACAAAATATAGGCTGGAATTAA
- a CDS encoding DUF5627 domain-containing protein: MKKINILYAMALVSLASCKNNDWEFPDFEFQSVYFAYQTPVRTVTLGEDIFDNSLDNQHKVKVMATTGGVYNNKKDIRIDFVVDNSLTRGLSYPNGQAVTALPDNYYQLASNQISIPSGSLTGGVEVQLTDAFFADPKSLETYYVLPLRMTKVVNADSILSGKTSLQTANRAIASDWDAAPKDFTFYALKYINPWHGNYLRRGTDQIVGKGANSSLTKNVVRHQAYVEKDEVKNISTAALKKSILPLSFKGAGDVNINVNLNLSFDDDNNCSISSASAGISATGTGKFVKRGEKNSWGNTDRDALYLSYTIDMAQMSVTSKDTLVMRDRSVKMETFTPIKK; this comes from the coding sequence ATGAAAAAGATCAATATCCTGTACGCGATGGCTTTAGTAAGCCTGGCGTCCTGCAAAAATAATGACTGGGAGTTCCCGGACTTCGAATTTCAATCGGTATACTTCGCTTATCAGACACCCGTCAGAACAGTGACTCTGGGCGAAGACATCTTTGACAACAGCCTTGACAATCAACATAAGGTCAAAGTCATGGCAACCACGGGTGGCGTGTATAACAATAAGAAAGACATTCGTATCGACTTCGTTGTGGACAACAGTCTCACGCGTGGACTCAGCTACCCAAATGGCCAGGCAGTTACCGCATTGCCTGACAATTATTATCAGCTTGCCAGCAACCAGATTAGCATTCCGAGTGGTAGTCTCACGGGCGGCGTAGAGGTGCAACTGACCGACGCATTTTTTGCCGATCCCAAGTCGTTGGAAACCTATTACGTTTTACCGCTCCGGATGACAAAGGTTGTCAATGCCGATTCTATCCTCTCTGGTAAAACTTCCTTACAGACCGCCAATAGGGCAATTGCATCCGACTGGGATGCCGCACCGAAAGATTTTACCTTCTATGCCCTTAAATATATCAATCCCTGGCATGGCAATTACCTTCGCCGCGGCACCGATCAGATCGTTGGCAAAGGAGCCAATAGCAGCTTGACAAAAAATGTTGTCAGACATCAGGCTTATGTCGAAAAAGATGAAGTCAAAAACATCAGTACGGCCGCACTTAAGAAATCGATCTTGCCGCTATCTTTTAAGGGAGCTGGAGATGTCAATATCAATGTCAATCTGAACCTATCTTTTGATGACGACAACAATTGCAGCATTAGCTCGGCAAGTGCGGGCATATCCGCTACAGGAACTGGAAAGTTTGTCAAACGGGGCGAAAAAAACAGCTGGGGCAATACAGACAGAGATGCACTTTATCTATCCTATACGATCGATATGGCACAAATGAGCGTCACAAGCAAGGATACCCTCGTAATGCGGGACAGATCCGTCAAAATGGAAACTTTTACGCCCATCAAAAAG